The region GGTGCTGCAGCTTGGCGCGCTCGGCTTTTTCCTGCGCAAGTTGTTTGTTGATGCGTTCGATATTCGCTTGCTGCTCAGCCAGATCACCGCGATATTTGAGCGTACCCAGAATCCAGCCAGCCGCTATCAGCGACAGCAATGCCAAAGCATATTTGGGCATGCTGTAACGCCACCAGTAGCAGGACCGTAGGGATTCTCCCCAGCCAGCTAGCCGCGAAACTGGCCGGCATTTCAACAACATTGAGGCGCCAGCGGGGCCCCCGTCCGCTGGGCTTGCGGGGAGGGTTTCCAGCAACAGTTCTCTTCCGTTCCCGAGGGCCACTGTCGCTGTTGACCGGGCGATGCCCTGCCACTCCGTATAGTCGACCCAATGCGTGGCCAGCAGGAGCTTTTCGCCTTGATCCTGCATCCAGAATTCAATCAGCTTGACGCCCGCCTGAATCTCAAAGCTTTGTGTGCTTTCGCGATCAACGTCCAGCCGGGCGCGCTCTGCCCCGTGGACCATCACCGTTACAACTCTGGGCGTAACTCGCTGGTGCAGCCCAGGGCCCCCGGCAACATGATCCATGATTGTTCGCCGCTCCGTTTCCGTGAGCTGTGGGGCTTCCTCTTCAGAGCTTCCTGAACTAGGGAAACCCAACGAGGGACGCTTGCGTCAGGTCGTTGCCAATGCCGTCCGGGCACATCCCGAGAAGGGCAGAATCATCCCGGAGCTACTCCAGTGGCGTGAAACGGAAACCGATGAATTTACCCGTAGAGCGATTGAAGGAGCTCTCGTTGATGTCGATCCCATCGCAATTCTAGGCAGGGTGCACCAACAGATTACTGCGCCCAATCAGCTCACGGAGGTATATCGCTATGTATCAGATCGATTACGGCATCGATTGCGCAACTCAATGTTTTCGGCGCAAGCGCAGGCAAGCCGCCTGAAGAAGTTGGTGTCGGCCGATCTTGGAACGGACGTCCAGACGACAATTGCAAAGTTGAACGATGCCATGGTTTCGCTGGCTAGGGAACTTGCCGCAACGGATGTTGATCCTGAGTATTTTCGCCAGAGGTCCGTTGCTTTGGCGGACTGGCTTAGGCAGCTGAACTCGCGATATACAACTCAATACAGCGCAGTGAACTTGCGGTTGATCAATGCTGATGATCCGCGACTTCGGGTGTTCGCGAACGATTACCTTCTGGACACAATTTTCTGGAATGTTTGGCTAAATGCGCAACAGGCGATAGGAGTTAACTGCGAAATCACGATAGTATTCCAGGTTTCGGAGAAGGAACTCGAACTCGTCATTTCTGACAACGGCGAGGGATTTCCCAATGAACTGAAGGATGTGGTGTTTCAACAAGTGTACTCAACGAAGAACCACGGTCGCGGTCGCGGACTGCTCGAGATCCAAGACGCTGTGGAGCGCCTCACCGGACGAGTTGAGCTATATGAGGCGAATCCGTCACAATATCGAGTCCGCATCTTCCTGCCCCTGGATGCGCAATGAGTTACCCTCTCACTCTTCAGCCTCTTGTCATCGAGGACGATGAAGGCGCGAAAGATGCTTACAAAGGCATCTTCGAAGCGATTGCCGCAGACTACGGCGATCTTCCCTTCGCTCCCGCTCCTCCCTGTTTCGCCTTTTCTTATGAAGAGGCAAAGGAATATTTGGACGGCAGCAAGATCTTTCATGTTGTCATTCTTGACCTACGACTTCCTGAGAAACCGAAGCTGCCGCCGATCGATGGCACTGAACTTGGCCTCAAACTCCTGACTCTTTGCGTCGACCGAGATCACTATCCGATCCCTGCGCTACTAGTGATAAGTGGCCACATCGGTTCAACTGAGCAGACTCGCATGCAGGAAACGGTTCGTCAGGGTTTCTACTATGGCCGCGCTTTCGTGAAGACGTACGAAGGACTCGAGGACGAGATACGTCGAGCTTGTACGGCGGCACTTCGTTATTGCTCAGTTGGCGTTCACCTTCGCGATGCGGGAGACCAGCAATGCCCGACCATTACTCCTCGTGAGGAAGACTTATTGCGTCGCTCCGTGCTGCAGCAGCAGGGAGGGATCGGACTAGACTTGAACTGGTGGTCGGCCCAGCAGTTCCACAGGGACATTGAGGGCCATGGCACCGCGGCAAACCCTTGGACTAAGGTACTGATGGGAAGATACTTATTGGACGGCGGACGCGGCGCATCCAGGCCTAAATTTTTCAAGTTACTGGCTGGATCCGATGCACAATTCGTTATAGAGAGTGCTCGGCATCTGGAGCAAAAACTGAATCACGTCAAGCTCACCAGTACTGTTGCGGCAAAGAGTAACGCCCTCATAGTCACCGAGAAGGTCGGGGCGCAAGATGCAAGGCCGAAGTCCTTGGAGGAATTTCTCGGACGAGCTCGCCCGGAACAGGCTTTTGACATCGCTCGTCAAATTACTAACCAGGTGCAACAACTGGGGGATCTTTTGCCGGAAAGCAGGCCGCTGAAGACAATTCTTTGGCCAGCCCACGACAGGACCTTATTGAGCGAACAATGGAATCAGTTTGGACCGGAAATACAACAACAGATAGGGTCCAACGTTGACCCGATCTCCCTCTACTCGGAACTGGTCGCGTGTGAAGACAAGCTGCGAGTTAAAGAGCGATCTCTTGTTCACGGCGACCTGCACATCAGGAACGTTGCTCTCGATATTGACGGCGATAAAGCAGCCGCTTATATCTTCGATCCAGGTGTTATCAAGCGGAGTGTTGCCGGGCGAGACCTTGCTGTGCTCGAGGTGTCGGTCGTTCTGCATCAGCGGATTGATTTCGACACCTTGTCTCAAATCTGCTCGGTTCTTTATGGTTCGGATCCGCCGGTCAAGGAGAGTGTTGGATCTATCGTCAATCCGGTGGGAAAAAACATAGTCGAGTTTATCCGAGGGCTGCGGGACGCTGCCAGAGCTTGGAACGACCCGGACGTATATGCTCTGATGGTCTTTGATTTTGCGTTGATTCAGGTCGGGGGGCTGGCATTCGGATCTTCCGGTAACAAGATTTGGGACCAGCGCTCGGCAGTATATTTATTGGCCGTTGTTGCCGATTGGTATCTGAGACTGCGACAACCGAGTCAAGACAGGGGGGAAACTTGATTGGCGTAGTGAATCGATAGCCCGGTTTGCACAGACCAACATTTAACGTTTATGAATTTGACCTTCCGGGCCATACTCACCTCCCGTTCTGCTGGACTGAATATGGTGACAAGCGTGGACAATGGCCAAACTGCGCATTGCGGGCAATCCCCTGCGGCGCAGTTCAGTTGACGACCTCCTCTACTCGCTTCATCGCCTTCGGTTATCGCTCGACCCCGAAGAGGAGCCTTTGAACGGCCATGCGGAGGACGAACGTTCAGATCCAGCTTGCCGGGCCAAAGTGAACGGTGCGGAGCATTATTGGAATCGTCTCCCCAGTTGACTATGCCCGACCGGCGCCCCCGGCGCTAACGGTTGTCGAAGCACTCCACCCAGAGTTCGGAGTCAATCTTGAGAAGACCGATCTCGACAAATGCGGGCTTGGCCGTTTGCTCAATGTAGAACGGTCGGCTGAAACAAAACGTGCCGGGATTCAATACGCAGTACTTTTCCATTTCGCGAAACCGCTTGCCCGTCGCTGACCAGCCGCGATTGAGATCCCGTCGTAAAATACGTTCGCCTCCAGTCCATCCACTGCGCCGCCAATCGAGTGCGCTATGAAATGCCCTTTGTCCCAGCCTTGACCGAACATTTTCTCAGTGGCCCCTACCCAGCCCTTGAGTCGATAGTCGTCCCGCGCGGCAGTCTTTGGTCGTGACCGGCCCAAGGCAGCAACAAGCTCGGGTTAGCCTAACCCGTTGATTTTCCTGTCTTTTCTTAGGCTCGTGGCTATCTGTAGATACCGCGATCCAGACCGGACACCAGTTTCCCCAGCGAGATCTGAAATGCAGCGCAAATTCGGAGTAAGGTCGTGACCGTGATTGGTCTACCCGCCTCAATCTGTTGCCAATGACGCGCGGAGAAACCAAAGGAAATCATGTCCTCTTGGCTGTGGCTGCGATGTTTGCGTACCTTCTTCACTCGTTGCCCGAGATTCCGGAAAAATTTAGCTTTGTCTACCACGCATTGTCTTGTAGTCCAACACGTGCAAAATCACCACGAGCAGATTAGCGTGGACTGTGGCATAATGATGACCTGGACTGCCTTACTAGCAGCGCTTACGGCCGCAAAGCGGTGGTGCTCTGACAGTCTGAACGACCTCGTACCGTCGAGCCCATGGCCTCTAGACCTCAAACCGAAACCCCAGTGCAATCGGCCTGTGCCTCCACACCACTCCGCACGTTTGAGGACGACGAACTGATTAGGGATTTGCGCGGTGGAAATGGGGAAGCGTTTGCAGCCATCTTCAACCGCTACCACCGCCTGGTCCTGGTGACGGCCTTGCGCATTCTCGGGGACATGGGTGAGGCCGAAGACCTGGCCCAGTCCGTCTTCCTCGAAATCTATTCCAATGCAGGCCAATTTGACCCCAGCCGCGGCACCCTCAAGAACTGGATCCTTCAATATGCCTATCATCGCAGCATCAACCGCCGGAACTACCTGGCGCTCAGGCACTTCTATCATCAGGCAACGACGAACGTAACTGGTGAGGAGGATCCCTGGGTCACCCAGGTTTCTCCGCCCACGCAGGAGGCCACCCGGTTGGTCGACGAAGCCCTGGCTTTGTTGAACGACCGGCAGCGGCAGGTCATGGTGCTTGTGTTCTTTGAGGGCCTGAGCTTGAAGGATGTAGCGGAGCGGACTGGCCAGACCTTCGCGAATGTGCGCCATCATTACTACCGCGGCATACAGCATCTGCGCGATTCGCTGTCCACCCGTCGCGGGGGCGACGCCAAGCGCGTGGTCTCTGCTGCCCTCGGGAAAACCAGCCCCGCGCATGCATGATCATTTTCACGGAATATTCTCCGGCTGCCGGCCCCGAGGCCGGCCAGCAACCGGGTCGTGATCGGCATTTTACTTGCGAAAAAGGATCGGGGCTGCCGGGAACCGGACTGGCCAAGGCAGAAGCAAGCTTTGAAATCTCGCTTGACGTCCTCGTCCAGCCAGTTAAGCTTAAAGCCCCCCCGTCGATTGCTGGCAAACGTTGCCTTTTGCTCCGCAGCCGGTGGCTGCATTCCCGATTAGATTTCCACACTTTGTGGAACCCGCCACGGGTCCGGCTGACTCTCGTCAACGGTTTACCACAGGACAATAAAACCGAAAGCGGTGCGGCAAGCCCCGTTAGGAACTTGTAATCATGGCGACAGGAACCGCATTTGCTTGACCGTCCACTGTTTCCCCTTTTGGGTCTCTACATTCCGTTGACGGCCCTCACATTTTTTTGGGGCCCGCCCGGACCCGCTTTTAGTCTTGAGTGCGTACCGCCACCGGGAGGATTCCTCATGCTCCGCTCCCTGCAACCCGCCGTGAAGCCTCCGAAGTTACACCTGGCGATCTCTAAAGATGGCGGTGTCATTTTTGATCCGGAACGCGACCGCCTGCTGAAACTGAATTCGATCGCGGTTGAGATGTGGATGCTGCTTGTTTCCGGAGAGAGTGAGTCGCAAGTTGCCCGGCACATGGCTGCCCGGTATGCCGTCGATCCAGGGCGCGTGCTCGAAGACCTTCACCAGCTTGTGGCCAGTGCGGCCGAATTGGGACTCACTCCCCGGGGTGTGCTGCTGGCTGAGCACGCTGGGCTGCCGGCCGTACACAATACGCAAGCCGCATTTCCATGGTATGCGCAAGACCCGGCTGTGCCGCGGCCCCATCCATCGGCTCCAAGTGTGCTTTTTGCGGTTGTGGGTTTGGCGCTATTTGACTTTATTCTCTCCTTCTTTTCCATGGATTCCCTGTGTGCCTTCGTCAAGGCCTGGCCGGTCAAAAACCAAGCCGTCAAGGACCAGCCTGATGTAATCGGACGGCTGTGCGCAGCCGTGGAGCGGGCGTGCGTGTGGTATCCCAAGAAAACCCTGTGTCTTCAGCGGTCGGCAGTGACCACTTGCCTGCTGCGGAGCCGGGGCATTTTCGCGCGCATGGTCCTGGGGGTGCGCCCCATGCCCTTTGTGGCCCACGCATGGGTCGAAGCCGAGGGGTCGGTGGTCAACGATTTTCCGCGGGTCCAGAAGTTTTACAGCTCGGTGAGTTCGTATTGAGCACGCGAGGGCAAGACAAGCGAGGCAACAGCATGAAATTGCAATGCGGACTGCTTTACGTCGATGGCCGCGCAGCCCGTCTGCCGGAAGCGGCCCGGGTTCTGGGGGAGTTTGCTGCCGTCCCGGCCGAAACCCGGGGAGAATTCGCAGACGGCCCGCTGATCATGGCCTACCGCGGTGACCGGATCACCTGGGAAGAAGAGAGCGAAATCCAGCCGTTCAAACACGGGCCGTACGTCATTACCTGGGATGGCCGCCTCGACAACCGGGAAGACGTCGCAGCCCGTGTCGGACTCACCCCGATGCAATCGCTTCCCGATCCGGTCCTGGTGGCCAACGCCTACGCCGGAATCGGAGATTCCATATTCAATGATCTGATCGGAGAATTTGCTTTTACTCTGTGGTGCAGGCGTTCCAGGTCCCTGCTCTTTTGCCGGTCGGCCTGCGGCGCACGGCCGCTGTACTATTTGCCAGGCAAACACGCTCTCCTGTGGTCCAGCAGTTTTGCGCATCTGGCCAGGATCTCAGATGTAGAACTTACCCCCAATGAGAGCTACTTGCTCAATTACCTCCTGGCTCGCCCGCTTCCCCAGCAAACGCCCTTCCTGCAGATCCAGGCAGTACAGCCCAACACTGTTCTGCGGTTTCACGATGGTGGCGTGAGGGCTTGCCGCGAGCTTTGGAGCCCGAGCACGGTCCGGCCCCTTACGGACCGTTCGGACCAAGAGCACGAGGAGCATTGTCGCGAAATCCTGACCCAGGCGGTTCGCGTTCGCTTGCGTTCGCGCCACCCGCTGTTTGCGGAACTCAGCGGGGGCTTTGATTCCTCCTCGGTCGTTCTCCTCGCCGACCAGCTGCTGCGCGCGGCGCATGAGCCTCCCGAGCGCCTGCGGACCGTGTCCTATGTCTACGAGCAGTCGGAAAGCTGCGACGAGAGCTTTTTCATCCGGTCTGTCGAAGAGCATCGGGGAATTCCCGGTATTCGTATCAGCGAACAAGAGCAGCAGATCACCCTGGGATTGCGCGATATCGAATTTACAGGGGTCCCCAACCCCTTACACTGCTTTCCGGGAAAGCATCGGGCTCTGGCAAAACATCTCTGCAAGCACCAAGCCCGGGTAGTCTTGACCGGAAGCGGCGGGGACGGCCTGTTCTGTAGCGAGCCTGACGGCGCCGCCCTGGTTGCCGATGAACTATTGCAGGGAAACATCCGCGAAATGCACCGGCAATGCCGGACTTGGAGCCGCGCCACCGCCAATACCTACTTCTCTCTACTGCTGAAGCGCGCGCTTCCCCTGGCAGTCTCCTCGATTTTGCGGCTTGCGCCTGGCGGTCAGAATGCTCCCCCGCCCGAATGGCTTCATCCGCGATGCAAAAAGAACATCCGTGACGATTCCTGGCAGATTGGGCCGCCGGGGACCCGCCGCACCCCCGGTTTTGCCGCAAAACTCAACCTCATCCACTTGGCGCTGTCGCACCTTTCCTCAGGCTATTTCGGCGAATACGGCGCTGTCTTCGTCACTCATCCGTACCTCCACCGGCCGCTCATTGAATTCTGCCTGGCCGTGCCTCTGAACCAGCTGGTCCGGAATGGGCAGGGGAGATCTCTGATGCGACGAGCCCTTCGTGATGTCTTGCCCCCAAGAATCCTCCGTCGCAACAGCAAGGGATCGGTGGATGAGGCCCTCTGCCGGGCGGTGCAGCGGGAATGGAACGAATTCGACCATCTCTCCCGGTGGCAGGTCTGTGAACGTGAACTGGTCGATCCGCAGCGGCTTCGCCGGGAAGTGGAATTGATGAAGCTCGGCCTCCAGGCGCCCACCAACCGGATGGTTCGTGTCTTCTCTCTGGAGCGCTGGCTAAGGAGCTTGAGCCGCGTGCGCCACGATCTGCAGGTGGCCGCGAGTTGACGGAGGATTGCAGAGGTGTCCGTGCTGCCGGATGAAACGGTGCCCCTCCCGGCAAAGAGGGCCAAGCGGGACACGAGTTCGCCCGGACCGTCCGCCAAAGGTCCGGGATGGAAAGAATGGGAAATTGGCGGAGAAAGGAGGAGTCATGTACGAAAAACCAGCATTGAACGTGGTTGGAGTTGCCAGTGATCTGATTCAGGGCGTGGCAGGCGAATTCCTTGACCCTGACAACATCACGCCGAAAGTGACTCCGTGCTCGAGCAAACTCGAAGAGGAGTAGTGGACCATCGGAGCCGGCCGGACCGGCCGGCTCCGCTCGTGCTCCTCTGTCCAACTGTTTCAAGCCGGGTGGAGAAAGGAGGAGCCATGTACGAACAGCCGGCCGTAAACCTGATTGGGAGCGCGAGTGACCTGATCCAGGGCGTAGCGGGCGAGTTTCTCGACCCTGACAACATCACGCCCAAACTGACCATGCTCTCCAGCAAGCTCGAGGAAGAGTAAACCGAGGTTGCGGAGCCGGATTCGGTGGCCCTCCGCCAGAGTCTGCAACTGCTCCAGCCTTGGAATGCGACAACTTTGCAGTGCAAGTTCGCGCGTTCGCGTACCGTCCATTTGCATTACAAACGGTGGCTGGGCAGTGTCGAATTCAGGAGAGAAAAAGCCATGTACCAGAAGCCAGAACTGAGTGCGGTAGGAACTGCCAGTGAACTGATCGCAGGCGTGGCGGGCAATTTCGTTGAATCCGATATTGTCACCCCGGGCTTTCAGTCGTTGCTCTCCAGCAGGCTCGACGAGGATTAGCCGTCGAACCGCCGCAACCGAAGCCTGCCCGGTGCGCTCTCGAAGCTCCAGCAATGCCGTACTTTCGGCGGATCAGTCCGGCTTCCCCGCAGTTAAGACGTTCTCCTGTTGTCTGCGGAGTTCGTGCCATCTGCGGTACTGTTCCACCTTGGCAGCGTCAGGATCCTCATTCCCCTGGATCCAAAAGCAAAACCAGTCCACATCGCCTTGCTGCGCGGTCATGCGCTCTCCTGGCCTCACCGGGGCGTGTTCGGCTTCGGGGAGCCATATCAGTTCCACTGGTTTTCCCAGATTCCGCAGGCCGGCAAACCATTCCCAATTATTCAGCAGAGAATACGTCCGGAATCCCAGGAGCCGGACCGGTGTATGCACTTTTTCGAGATTGAAGCCAGTCGCCCGGCTGACCCAGGATTTCAGGCCTTCTCCGAAAGGAGCGGCTCCGTTGATCCTCTCGTATTCGCTCACTGCATTGCGGCCCAGATTGAGGAACGACATATACTGCACATAGGAGCTGTCCATGCCATCAGCGATGGCCGCGGCAGCGAAGTGATACTTCGAAAACGTGAGGGCATAGCGGATGTGAAAGCCGGTGCGGCTCCATCCCATGAGGCCGACTCGCTCACGATCGATCAGACCCCGCTTGTCCAGGCAGTCGATCAGCCCCTCAAAAGTGGCCATGGCGCGCGGGCCTTCCTCCGTGGTGCCTTCCTGTACTTCGTCGCCAACCTGGGCGACGACAAATCCCTTCGCAGCCAAGGCTTGAGCGGCGTAACCCGCGGTCGACACTCCATCGATCCAAAACTTTGTTGCTTGCCATCCATGCGTCTGGATGACCAAAGGATACCTTTGCCCCTGAACATAGTCCGGCGGCAGATAGAGGCCGCCTTTTGCCTCATGCGAGTCGCTGGCTTGCCAGGCGATCTCCTCCACTTTTCCCAACCTGAGGTTCCGGAACTGAGGATTCAGGTCCATTAAGACCGACTTCTCGTGTGTTTTGCGATTGACGGCCACCAGGCGGGGTGCCGTATTCATATCTTGCTCTTCCAGCACCTCAAGATCACCACCCGCTTTCGCGCTGTATTGGAGCGGATCGATTTGTTCCCACGTTTGAGTTGTCTTGCGGAAGGCCACCGGCGCGCCGGCTTTTCTCCCCGTGGCGGACGTCGGTTGCAGGAGCACCGAGTTGGATCTGGAGCTTGCCTGCAGGAGATCTGAATTCCCGGTTGCAATCTTGGTTACTCTTCCGGTTTCAACCTCGACCTCGACCGCGAACAGGTTCGATTCGCGCTCGGACCGCTCCGCTTCGTCAGCCAGGTCGAGCGGGAGGTACGTCGCGGCTGCCACGACCGATTTTCCGTCCGCACACCACCATAGGTGCGGGCCGATGGCATTCATGGCAACTGGGGCATTGACCAGCGGCCGCACCGAGCCGCTGCGGGTATCGATGAGCAGGTACCGGGGAACAAAGCCGCCGCGCCGCAAGGTCACGATATCGTGAATCGCATTGTTCCACGGGTCCTTGTAGTCTTTCCAGAAATCCGGAAAACTTCCCGCGCGGGCCTTCAACACGAGGTATCTACCAGATTGCGATAGAAATAGTCCGCCCTGAGGCTCCGGTTTGTCGCCGTGAAGATCAATTGGCCTGGCGGGACCGCCTTTCCGCCTCACAAAAAGCTCAAAGGGATGAAGAATCCCGGAAGGATCCGAGCCGCGATCCATCATCAACTCGGTTAGCTGCTGCGTGGAAACCAGGATGCCGCGTTGCAGGGCCTCGCGTGTCAAGTATTTTGCTGCCGCCGGGCGGGCCAGGAACGCGACGGTGTTCAAGTCGGCCGTGGTGTCGAAAGCGACAATGCTGGTTCTATGCGAAGACAGCTTCGCCAGCGCCAAAGTCCTGGTGTTCAGCGAGTAGATTTGCGGCAGTTTCCCGGGCTGCTCGCCAATAAACGCGATGGTTTCATTGTCCCGCAGCCAGCGGACATCGTCGATCGCGGGACGGCTGGAAGAAGAGGCCCGAGTCAGCAGCAATTTGGGGCGGAGCGAGCGCAAGACATCCCGGCTGCGGAACAGCCACAGTGAATACTCGTTGGTGTTGTCCCGGATGTTTCCCTTCCGCGTGACCACGGTGAATTTCTGGCGGTCCGGTGAAAACTCCGCCGGCGGCCTATCCAGATATTCGGCCAGGCCATTGCCGGCCACGGTCATCGTGATGGAATCGGCGACAGTTACGGCCCGTTGCGCCGCATGCCCCGGCGAATTGGGCCGTGTTTGGGCCACGGCCCCTATCGCCGCCAGCAGAACTATGAATTGCGCCCACTGAAATAATCCCACAGTACGCGGCATGACCTCCTCGGAAAAACGGCTCCTATATCCCAGTGAATCCGATCGCAAGAACTTTTAGAATTCAAGTTTCAGCGCTAATTGCAGAGACCGGGATCCGCCCGTCTGATACAGGGGACTAAACCCGCTCCCGAATCCGGTCGTGTTGAGCCCTTGCCCAAACATGCTTTGGGTAGTTCCGAAAGTGTTTTGCACGACCAATTGCCCCGCTGCAGTGACCACGCCAAGGAAGCCTGATTGCGGTGAGAAGTTGGGGTGATTCAAAACGTTGAAGGCTTCAGCGCGCGCCTGCAAGCCTAGCCTCTCTGTCAGCCGAAAATGGCGCCGCACGGCGAGGTCGGCCTGGACCAGCGCAAATCCCCGGTAAGCGTTTCTGCCCAGGTCGCCTTGACGCTGGGCCGCTGGCACGGTGAGAGCCGAAGCGTTGATTTGACGTCCGCCCGGTATCGCGGAACTGTCCAGGTACAAAGGGACTCCGGGAACCAGGTCGGGGCGAAAACTGTAGTTTCCAAACCCGATATTGCGCAGGAAAAAGACGTTGATGGGTGGCGAGGAGCGCGCGGTCACGACCGGGTCCACGGACCACCCGGAGAGAAGGGTTCTTAGCAGCCGCGAATCCGCCCGGTTGGGTATGTCATAGTCCAATGCCAGCGCGCCGGTGTGGCGGATGTCGTTGTCCGAAGAGGCGTAGTCAATGCGCGGGTCCAGGAACTGTCCGGGTACGCTCACACCCGCATCTGTGGAGATGTTGTCGAGGGCATGGGCCCAAGTATAGGACGCAATGACGCCCAGCCCCTTGCTGGTCCGGCGCCGAAATTGCGCTTGCAGGGCGTCATAGCGGGAAAAACCGGCGTTGCTGACGAAGGTGACCTGACCAAAACCCGGCGGCAGATTGGGCTGCAGAAACAGCTGTGGATCCAGCAAGCTGTGCCCGGCTGCCCCGATGTACCCGACGGTGACCGTCTGCTGGGTTCCCACGGACTGCTCGAGAGAAAGGTTCCACTGCTCGGTGTACGGCGCTTTAAGTGTCGATGGAAACACCGTAATGGCCGTGACTGGTGGGTTTGCGGTAATGGCGACTGGCGTGGCATCGGCCGCGCTGAAGGGGAAAGGATGGCCGCCTACGAGCTTTTGCGAAAGGAAGGGAAAGTTGGTAAAGGCCGTTCCCGATGGTCCGTTCCCCAAGTCATAGAAGATGCCTGCCCCGGCCCGAAGGACCAGCTGGGTCTTCGGATCACTCCTGACTTCATGGGCCACGCCAAGGCGCGGGCCGAAGTTATTGACCGTAGCGTGGTAGAGCGGAGTCCCTGCCGGTGCGAACGAGAGAGTCTTCGGATTGTCGATGCCCTGAATCGCAAAGGGAGACAGACCGTTGCTTCCTAGAGCGTCGGGTGCAGGATTGTAGTCCCACCGCAGACCATAGGTCAGGCTGGTTCGAGAGTGGATCCTCCAAGTGTCCTGCGCATAGAGGGAATAGTTATTGAAAGCGGCGTTGACCGCGGCTCGGGCCTGAATGACGCCGATGGTTGCATTCGCCGTGAGGGCCGACTGGATCGTGGCAAATTCCGCCAATTGCGTGTACGCCGCCGGGCTGGTTTGCGGCGTCAGTCTCCTGTAGTCCAGGCCGAATTTCATCAGATGCCTGCCCGCTTGCAGCGCCACATTGTCCACGATGTTCATCTGGTGCTGCACGTTGCTGAGAATCCTTCCCACCGTCAAAATCGGATTTTGTCCATTCAGGTCCAGAGCGACTACCT is a window of Terriglobia bacterium DNA encoding:
- a CDS encoding phosphotransferase, coding for MSYPLTLQPLVIEDDEGAKDAYKGIFEAIAADYGDLPFAPAPPCFAFSYEEAKEYLDGSKIFHVVILDLRLPEKPKLPPIDGTELGLKLLTLCVDRDHYPIPALLVISGHIGSTEQTRMQETVRQGFYYGRAFVKTYEGLEDEIRRACTAALRYCSVGVHLRDAGDQQCPTITPREEDLLRRSVLQQQGGIGLDLNWWSAQQFHRDIEGHGTAANPWTKVLMGRYLLDGGRGASRPKFFKLLAGSDAQFVIESARHLEQKLNHVKLTSTVAAKSNALIVTEKVGAQDARPKSLEEFLGRARPEQAFDIARQITNQVQQLGDLLPESRPLKTILWPAHDRTLLSEQWNQFGPEIQQQIGSNVDPISLYSELVACEDKLRVKERSLVHGDLHIRNVALDIDGDKAAAYIFDPGVIKRSVAGRDLAVLEVSVVLHQRIDFDTLSQICSVLYGSDPPVKESVGSIVNPVGKNIVEFIRGLRDAARAWNDPDVYALMVFDFALIQVGGLAFGSSGNKIWDQRSAVYLLAVVADWYLRLRQPSQDRGET
- a CDS encoding TonB-dependent receptor, encoding MSEPACSSRRNVGLGGLVTLTLMFLAFASPAMGQANTATVFGRVTDEQGALIQDATIEIRNVDTNIVAVSKTNKVGLYTVPNLPPGHYVITVSKQGFRSVTATGATLEVQDNVTRNFVLQVGALSESVTVSASATNINTVDASVSTVIDPKLVQELPLNGRSFQGLFQLTPGVTITPTSNNTQGQFSVNGQRTNANYFLVDGASANAGISASGGNGQTFGGSLPAFSALGGTNTLVSTEAVQEFAIQTSTYAPEFGRTPGAQVSIVTRSGTNDFHGNVFDYLRNDFFDANDWFANQKVLPRAALRQNDFGGVLGGPLFKSKTFFFFSYEGLRLRQPTTGLSDVPTVAIRSAAPASRQPLFNAYPLPNGADEGNGLAPANYTFSNPSGLDAVSIRIDHHFTDSLSVFGRYNNAPSDTKQRGGGGARTLNTVAVTSATNQSATIGFAWLARPNLTEDVRFNWTRVSGAGSFQLDNFAGADPSGVQALLPSPFTTNDSEEVVALDLNGQNPILTVGRILSNVQHQMNIVDNVALQAGRHLMKFGLDYRRLTPQTSPAAYTQLAEFATIQSALTANATIGVIQARAAVNAAFNNYSLYAQDTWRIHSRTSLTYGLRWDYNPAPDALGSNGLSPFAIQGIDNPKTLSFAPAGTPLYHATVNNFGPRLGVAHEVRSDPKTQLVLRAGAGIFYDLGNGPSGTAFTNFPFLSQKLVGGHPFPFSAADATPVAITANPPVTAITVFPSTLKAPYTEQWNLSLEQSVGTQQTVTVGYIGAAGHSLLDPQLFLQPNLPPGFGQVTFVSNAGFSRYDALQAQFRRRTSKGLGVIASYTWAHALDNISTDAGVSVPGQFLDPRIDYASSDNDIRHTGALALDYDIPNRADSRLLRTLLSGWSVDPVVTARSSPPINVFFLRNIGFGNYSFRPDLVPGVPLYLDSSAIPGGRQINASALTVPAAQRQGDLGRNAYRGFALVQADLAVRRHFRLTERLGLQARAEAFNVLNHPNFSPQSGFLGVVTAAGQLVVQNTFGTTQSMFGQGLNTTGFGSGFSPLYQTGGSRSLQLALKLEF
- a CDS encoding HAMP domain-containing histidine kinase; the protein is MRQVVANAVRAHPEKGRIIPELLQWRETETDEFTRRAIEGALVDVDPIAILGRVHQQITAPNQLTEVYRYVSDRLRHRLRNSMFSAQAQASRLKKLVSADLGTDVQTTIAKLNDAMVSLARELAATDVDPEYFRQRSVALADWLRQLNSRYTTQYSAVNLRLINADDPRLRVFANDYLLDTIFWNVWLNAQQAIGVNCEITIVFQVSEKELELVISDNGEGFPNELKDVVFQQVYSTKNHGRGRGLLEIQDAVERLTGRVELYEANPSQYRVRIFLPLDAQ
- a CDS encoding lasso peptide biosynthesis B2 protein gives rise to the protein MAARYAVDPGRVLEDLHQLVASAAELGLTPRGVLLAEHAGLPAVHNTQAAFPWYAQDPAVPRPHPSAPSVLFAVVGLALFDFILSFFSMDSLCAFVKAWPVKNQAVKDQPDVIGRLCAAVERACVWYPKKTLCLQRSAVTTCLLRSRGIFARMVLGVRPMPFVAHAWVEAEGSVVNDFPRVQKFYSSVSSY
- a CDS encoding sigma-70 family RNA polymerase sigma factor translates to MQSACASTPLRTFEDDELIRDLRGGNGEAFAAIFNRYHRLVLVTALRILGDMGEAEDLAQSVFLEIYSNAGQFDPSRGTLKNWILQYAYHRSINRRNYLALRHFYHQATTNVTGEEDPWVTQVSPPTQEATRLVDEALALLNDRQRQVMVLVFFEGLSLKDVAERTGQTFANVRHHYYRGIQHLRDSLSTRRGGDAKRVVSAALGKTSPAHA